The following proteins are co-located in the Aquarana catesbeiana isolate 2022-GZ linkage group LG02, ASM4218655v1, whole genome shotgun sequence genome:
- the CBX5 gene encoding chromobox protein homolog 5 isoform X2, with translation MDNTEAPTGVRPNRGTAMGKKTKKASDESSSSEEEEYVVEKVLDRRMMKGQVEYLLKWKGFSEEHNTWEPEGNLDCPELISEFMKKYKKPKEGEPKPKAEATKRKAGNEDIKAKKRRESNDIARGFERGLEPEKIIGATDSCGELMFLMKWKDSDEADLVLAKEANVKCPQIVIAFYEERLTWHAYPEDTESKEKEAVKS, from the exons ATGGACAACACTGAGGCACCTACAG gggTGAGGCCGAATAGAGGCACTGCGATGGGAAAAAAGACCAAGAAGGCATCTGATGAatcctcttcctcagaggaagaAGAATATGTGGTAGAGAAAGTTCTTGATCGCAGAATGATGAAAGGGCAAGTGGAATACCTACTTAAATGGAAGGGCTTTTCTGA AGAACACAATACATGGGAGCCAGAGGGTAATCTGGATTGTCCTGAGTTGATTTCTGAATTCATGAAAAAATACAAGAAACCCAAAGAGGGAGAGCCCAAACCCAAGGCAGAAGCCACTAAAAGAAAAGCTGGGAATGAGGACATTAAGGCGAAAAAGAGGAGAGAG AGCAATGATATTGCCCGGGGTTTTGAAAGGGGTCTTGAACCTGAGAAGATCATTGGTGCTACAGATTCTTGTGGAGAGCTTATGTTTCTCATGAAATG GAAAGATTCTGATGAAGCCGATCTGGTGCTAGCAAAAGAAGCCAATGTGAAATGTCCACAAATAGTTATTGCATTTTATGAGGAGAGATTGACGTGGCATGCCTATCCAGAGGATACAGAAAGCAAAGAAAAAGAGGCTGTGAAAAGCTAA
- the CBX5 gene encoding chromobox protein homolog 5 isoform X3: MGKKTKKASDESSSSEEEEYVVEKVLDRRMMKGQVEYLLKWKGFSEEHNTWEPEGNLDCPELISEFMKKYKKPKEGEPKPKAEATKRKAGNEDIKAKKRRESNDIARGFERGLEPEKIIGATDSCGELMFLMKWKDSDEADLVLAKEANVKCPQIVIAFYEERLTWHAYPEDTESKEKEAVKS, encoded by the exons ATGGGAAAAAAGACCAAGAAGGCATCTGATGAatcctcttcctcagaggaagaAGAATATGTGGTAGAGAAAGTTCTTGATCGCAGAATGATGAAAGGGCAAGTGGAATACCTACTTAAATGGAAGGGCTTTTCTGA AGAACACAATACATGGGAGCCAGAGGGTAATCTGGATTGTCCTGAGTTGATTTCTGAATTCATGAAAAAATACAAGAAACCCAAAGAGGGAGAGCCCAAACCCAAGGCAGAAGCCACTAAAAGAAAAGCTGGGAATGAGGACATTAAGGCGAAAAAGAGGAGAGAG AGCAATGATATTGCCCGGGGTTTTGAAAGGGGTCTTGAACCTGAGAAGATCATTGGTGCTACAGATTCTTGTGGAGAGCTTATGTTTCTCATGAAATG GAAAGATTCTGATGAAGCCGATCTGGTGCTAGCAAAAGAAGCCAATGTGAAATGTCCACAAATAGTTATTGCATTTTATGAGGAGAGATTGACGTGGCATGCCTATCCAGAGGATACAGAAAGCAAAGAAAAAGAGGCTGTGAAAAGCTAA
- the CBX5 gene encoding chromobox protein homolog 5 isoform X1 — MEAPSAVTVRRWRASFSGVRPNRGTAMGKKTKKASDESSSSEEEEYVVEKVLDRRMMKGQVEYLLKWKGFSEEHNTWEPEGNLDCPELISEFMKKYKKPKEGEPKPKAEATKRKAGNEDIKAKKRRESNDIARGFERGLEPEKIIGATDSCGELMFLMKWKDSDEADLVLAKEANVKCPQIVIAFYEERLTWHAYPEDTESKEKEAVKS, encoded by the exons atggaagcgccttcagcggtgacagtgcgccgctggagggcttctttttcag gggTGAGGCCGAATAGAGGCACTGCGATGGGAAAAAAGACCAAGAAGGCATCTGATGAatcctcttcctcagaggaagaAGAATATGTGGTAGAGAAAGTTCTTGATCGCAGAATGATGAAAGGGCAAGTGGAATACCTACTTAAATGGAAGGGCTTTTCTGA AGAACACAATACATGGGAGCCAGAGGGTAATCTGGATTGTCCTGAGTTGATTTCTGAATTCATGAAAAAATACAAGAAACCCAAAGAGGGAGAGCCCAAACCCAAGGCAGAAGCCACTAAAAGAAAAGCTGGGAATGAGGACATTAAGGCGAAAAAGAGGAGAGAG AGCAATGATATTGCCCGGGGTTTTGAAAGGGGTCTTGAACCTGAGAAGATCATTGGTGCTACAGATTCTTGTGGAGAGCTTATGTTTCTCATGAAATG GAAAGATTCTGATGAAGCCGATCTGGTGCTAGCAAAAGAAGCCAATGTGAAATGTCCACAAATAGTTATTGCATTTTATGAGGAGAGATTGACGTGGCATGCCTATCCAGAGGATACAGAAAGCAAAGAAAAAGAGGCTGTGAAAAGCTAA